One region of Armigeres subalbatus isolate Guangzhou_Male chromosome 3, GZ_Asu_2, whole genome shotgun sequence genomic DNA includes:
- the LOC134225842 gene encoding E3 ubiquitin-protein ligase hyd isoform X4 — MSTLHFVVHPLPGTEDQLNDRIREVADKINKYGVQALPALHSLKVPVKQIVIGPAHLGVLLEDGRAFRVAFSIIPERLDLSKQDANKASGNAAGSTASQSNNNSKNSPASRQCRSRARIMRTSNTVRGGSSSQGSGSRSTGVIMGGGSSGSRSLVSVPAPFVPEELVTQAQVVLQGKSRNLIIRELQRTNLDVNLAVNNLLSRDDEGGDDTEEGSDNYVAEDLISLLDGGFHGDNSVIIDAEAMFSEDMFGFSNIRNLMLYSRSRSERNQSSSSSSAAAAGGGGSGTGGGGGGSGSGSGGGGGGSSGSAGGSGAAGGSGSGADVGSGRQSSGSTAGVGGSTGNGVSVAGSGVGGSVGVGSGSSGSGGLTSAEREGFGRWRDRQYFGPRRWFQSGREDGWDKESDPKKKEFGSGYPLWVSDELEPWPEKDQPVRFTEIASLYSEFIGVTSKGELHQWRWADVEPYRSSESVNIFHPKTVPLNLLYEKVTHISATSIRCSVSTESGRIATWMDELLGYAGNKLEHVATSYPEFALDKIVSLHTCTLYTVARTESGELFWWGVLPFGQRKRLWDKYKAKAKKPVRPSVNTPEVTVGAQVCMKNSPMYQHGAIGFTISNGVPKVGQLLNAAWDLTNICRFKLLSMSTLSQQLGLVTGPSTSAPLNNLAPMIEKEKPPSTNSTSSKQNSGGSNKETADRLDMPPPPSPASSTCSDTGSVSNSHKRQKRMAPKDDSDTKKDEEQWLLKDVIFVEDVRSVPIGRVLKVDGDYAAVKFPPLIPPGSSSAATGSGSKDKLDDTIEAWQDCRLLRKDDLQVIKSATTSRVPDCFQKIPRRIVLNPHLPSGETGSQLLTIAVDSKGIHAIMRTGSKLHYCLFNLNTGRQEQDSVFPTDIASFLGTVPSNVSLTCAGDCSESVLLLRDGNNTIYPMSKDCVDAIRDPTWLDLPPIKCIAAASLTLPSVGVNLKSQVSLVVLAPEQQLLMSRILRCDLEGVRHVLGQLEGELKSQLLSVISEHTDGNRNIVHACISMCSPTSNKDSDHDPLAQGGSGNGSNANSGSGGSGSNSAALECINVITNTMMGNRPVSIREIMRRSVNRELDASNSNSAPLPPGSDDAPGGSLPVVYWPPEYDPTSGDEDSLSGMNTSQSQKSMNENYISDPNERRANALQIVQLLCENPVLQPYLRQLLSAKDAQGQTPFMLAVTCRAYQAGIIVFNAILKIANSDSAVRDSMIFPPGSAPDQSPLGILCCNDTCSFTWTGADHINQDIFECRTCGLTGSLCCCTECAKVCHKGHDCKLKRTSPTAYCDCWEKCKCKALIAGNQTKRYELLCKIATDTDLVTRFNSRGESILLFLIQTVGRQMVEQRQYRATSRMRNSSGSARKTPSLDTESDMPEHDLEPPRFARKALDRLLNDWPAVRSMIMTGAELEKPIIPNPNQPFYDDDNQQVYLQSQSGTTLLDKFTHSLIVRCNSDPLEKLLVTLVNELQNETISGRIEEAQKVARRFVRSVARVFVIFSIERFHNPEKSRNSTTQTKHLQAYRRVFTTLFKFAIEELIEISDALITPVRLGVVKPTAPFSLSSNSIDSTDDLFSVEPLAPPTNRAANVVDIASGSSRGDVIETERSSNSGFMSRINLRLRDIEDNNDADQMAQDDGETSEQEEMSEREQITPRRSVSVRAVSSSVAINANEEESQDPLRNEEAAQGESDTEFNFHEAETESDSDDNQSTQDAQRSVQTGATAGSDTGHAWMFENEDDSGDSSQPDDEGSEDGESDDHSHEDFSLADEQLERRQTSGGNQRTNLAPQSMQWAIRSRETTGPERVRLTTGGSNLVFIDPNALRRTTAASAAVTAAQQQETPTMTTTASALARAFGIVLRQISDLIGMLPTSFAGASSALDVTHQEAVQLQEYVEKRLKPTWDWILTVMEATEAQLRFGASLTDSTDPTHPLHPLNTPSTTSSSSNNASSSGGMMGVLAGSRNRAAITTLGATTARSLGFSDSTNNERSSRDGGSSSDAASSRRDFLTYCLSLMRAHNSEHRDFLPVLDVTALRHVAYVLDAILFYMRATNDCDIDRTTTGLNTWDDQDENENEDAEEDISTSIVMDTDSVDDDMMRPSLGRRHSFFQRSDSTLCLGCPAPDPFNTPLAEALPLADQPHLLQPNARREELFGMPKRPITLPPNSQQPGECNVNLEVPPVRLSLSSTIRNEGSSSSLGGSAPNASTVETVAMEIYQDETSQENKQSGSNNTVEISIPVSIYQDSKQHKTTIVVNEKGEAISPIKEITVGAEGESKAGPSSEQSQSPKPPPPPPPIASVSGPSGDNYYKKNRLFYIKNKYNEESDVEVDEVSISSDEPQDLSQSLIKIDVDTDQDHDELSESDSEDAPQLMVKRQKLDENAMNEDGSLVVAQQDASTSSIRPPIIVTRRKVSIEGAQQGVGVSGSEGSATIMATQGNSPSVGSLTEQQGTITSFVTYTTSGNQVTVSTGPAASGSPGKSVIVRAGPSSSFSPSASSNAAEVIQHAEAMDLQEISAHVTVETTPNVQQTVQPELPPRGIYLRSGNSQGSLNTSILSDILLGRWRLSLILFGRVFLEDVGVEPGSVIYELNGFPVKEAKFRRYMEKLRNAQQKDLTLSKMERNRAALLTQTFKELNTHYNNRRLQSPLAFSRVKVTFKDEPGEGSGVARSFYTSIAEALLANEKLPNLDAAQTGSAKYTSVPFNTMMQRSRGTSSGAGGSSSTGAGGSSSASRDSSVRRGLSSKQPLWRPNRESRKTLNYDARPFRPASEQVQVSAGSGGVGGNNSPPFLHINDSLPAHQQQLGERLYPKVQALYPNNAPKITGMLLDLPATQILMLLASEESLRQKANEALEIILSRQRLEIDNLSVGGVGGSSSSASAGGGSVEQQAGNSSGFPQGSSAGLSKKSGPVLILEDCQLDAPLFYSPGKRGFYSPRQGYPSSDRLNAFRNVGRLIGLCLLQNELFPLFLQRHVLKHILGRQIRFHDLAFFDPVVYDSLRQLVKDSNTKSGINILQSLELNFVIDLIPEEGSGSVEIVPGGRDIQVNESNVFDYVRKYAEYRMIKTQEKALDAIRSGVFDVLPDTALDQLTAEDLRLLLNGVGDIHVGTLISYTSFNDESNESSDKLLKFKRWLWSVVEKMSNLERQDLVYFWTGSPALPASEDGFQPMPSVTIRPADDAHLPTANTCISRLYIPLYSSKAVLRHKLLLAIKTKNFGFV, encoded by the exons AATCCGTGAGGTTGCGGACAAAATCAACAAGTATGGTGTTCAAGCGCTACCGGCACTTCACTCGCTCAAAGTTCCAGTCAAACAAATCGTAATCGGACCAGCTCACCTCGGTGTGCTGCTCGAAGATGGACGTGCGTTCCGCGTTGCTTTCTCGATCATCCCGGAACGGTTGGATTTGAGTAAACAGGATGCAAACAAGGCCAGTGGTAATGCCGCTGGCAGCACCGCCAGCCAATCCAATAATAACTCGAAGAATTCCCCAGCCTCGAGGCAATGTCGCTCTCGGGCTCGGATCATGCGCACGAGCAATACGGTGCGCGGCGGCAGCAGTTCACAGGGATCCGGTTCACGCAGCACCGGAGTCATAATGGGCGGGGGATCGTCCGGCAGTCGGTCGCTTGTTTCGGTGCCGGCTCCATTCGTACCGGAGGAGCTAGTGACACAGGCACAGGTAGTGCTGCAAGGCAAAAGCCGAAATCTGATCATCAGAGAACTGCAACGGACGAATCTTGACGTAAACCTAGCGGTGAACAATTTGCTCTCACGTGACGATGAGGGCGGTGACGACACAGAGGAGGGCAGCGATAACTATGTCGCTGAGGATCTGATTTCTCTACTCGACGGAGGTTTCCACGGAGACAACAGTGTGATCATAGATGCGGAAGCGATGTTTTCTGAGGACATGTTTGGATTTTCGAACATTAGAAA TTTGATGTTATACAGTCGTTCTCGCAGTGAACGAAATCAGAGCAGCTCATCATCGTCGGCTGCCGCTGCAGGAGGAGGCGGAAGCGGAACCGGTGGCGGTGGAGGAGGAAGTGGCTCTGGTAGTggtggaggaggaggaggaagtTCGGGTAGCGCAGGAGGATCTGGAGCAGCCGGGGGAAGTGGTAGTGGTGCCGACGTAGGCTCCGGTCGTCAGAGTAGTGGAAGTACCGCtggcgttggtggttccaccgGGAATGGTGTCAGTGTTGCTGGGAGCGGTGTTGGTGGATCAGTTGGAGTCGGCAGCGGAAGCAGTGGATCTGGTGGCCTAACCAGTGCCGAGAGGGAAGGATTCGGCCGGTGGCGTGATCGACAGTACTTCGGACCACGCCGATGGTTCCAGAGCGGACGCGAAGACGGATGGGACAAAGAAAGTG AtccgaagaagaaagaatttgGATCCGGTTATCCACTGTGGGTATCAGACGAATTGGAACCCTGGCCGGAGAAAGATCAGCCTGTACGATTTACCGAAATTGCGTCGCTTTACTCCGAGTTCATCGGGGTGACCAGTAAAGGTGAATTACATCAATGGCGTTGGGCTGACGTGGAACCATATCGAAGTAGTGAATCGGTCAATATCTTCCACCCGAAAACGGTGCCTTTGAACTTGCTATACGAGAAGGTTACCCACATTTCAGCGACTTCGATCCGTTGTTCGGTGTCTACTGAGAGTGGCCGGATTGCCACCTGGATGGATGAACTACTTGGCTATGCTGGAAATAAGTTGGAACATGTGGCCACAAGTTATCCGGAGTTTGCTCTCGACAAGATCGTGTCTCTACATACGTGCACTTTATATACGGTAGCAAGAACTGAAAGTGGCGAACTATTTTGGTGGGGTGTTCTACCTTTCGGACAACGAAAACGTCTATGGGATAAATACAAAGCCAAAGCTAAAAAACCGGTACGACCGAGCGTGAACACCCCGGAGGTGACGGTCGGTGCCCAGGTTTGTATGAAGAATAGTCCCATGTATCAGCATGGCGCCATTGGATTCACAATTTCAAACGGTGTTCCTAAAGTCGGTCAGCTACTCAACGCTGCCTGGGATTTGACCAACATTTGTCGATTTAAACTTTTGTCAATGTCTACACTATCGCAGCAATTGGGACTGGTGACGGGACCGAGCACTAGTGCTCCATTGAACAATTTGGCTCCGATGATCGAAAAAGAAAAGCCTCCCAGTACGAATAGTACCAGTTCTAAGCAGAACTCCGGTGGCAGTAATAAAGAGACGGCCGATCGGTTGGATATGCCTCCGCCACCTTCGCCAGCCTCGAGTACATGTAGCGACACCGGTAGCGTGAGCAATTCCCATAAGCGACAGAAGCGAATGGCCCCGAAGGACGATTCCGACActaagaaggatgaagaacaGTGGCTACTAAA GGATGTCATTTTTGTCGAAGATGTCCGCTCGGTTCCGATCGGACGAGTGTTGAAAGTAGATGGCGATTATGCGGCGGTTAAATTTCCTCCGTTGATACCACCGGGAAGCTCTAGTGCTGCTACCGGCAGCGGCAGTAAGGATAAGCTCGACGATACAATCGAAGCTTGGCAAGATTGCCGATTGCTTCGAAAGGACGACCTTCAGGTGATAAAATCAGCCACCACCTCCCGTGTGCCCGATTGCTTCCAGAAGATCCCCAGAAGAATAGTACTGAATCCACATCTCCCCAGTGGGGAGACCGGTTCACAGCTATTGACAATAGCGGTTGACTCCAAAGGTATTCATGCCATCATGAGAACTGGAAGTAAGTTGCACTATTGTTTGTTCAACTTGAATACTGGACGCCAGGAGCAAGACAGTGTTTTTCCAACCGATATTGCGTCCTTCTTGGGAACCGTACCGTCGAATGTTTCGTTGACATGCGCTGGTGATTGTTCGGAAAGTGTTTTGCTGCTGCGAGACGGCAACAATACCATCTACCCCATGTCAAAGGATTGCGTTGACGCTATTAGAGATCCAACTTGGCTAGATCTACCACCAATAAAGTGTATTGCAGCTGCATCGCTGACGCTTCCTTCGGTCGGAGTGAATTTAAAATCGCAGGTGTCACTTGTAGTATTGGCGCCTGAACAACAACTGTTGATGTCTAGAATTTTGAGATGTGATCTGGAAGGGGTTCGCCATGTGCTTGGTCAGTTGGAAGGAGAGCTTAAAAGTCAACTGTTGTCAGTCATTTCGGAACATACCGACGGTAATAGAAACATTGTACACGCCTGCATCAGCATGTGTTCGCCAACATCAAATAAAGATTCTGATCATGATCCTTTAGCACAAGGTGGATCAGGAAATGGTTCTAATGCCAATAGTGGTTCTGGAGGTTCAGGATCTAATTCCGCAGCCCTAGAATGCATAAATGTAATCACTAATACCATGATGGGTAACCGCCCTGTAAGCATCCGAGAAATCATGCGTCGCAGTGTTAATCGTGAATTAGATGCTTCGAATTCAAACAGTGCCCCTCTTCCACCAGGAAGTGACGATGCACCAGGTGGATCTTTACCTGTTGTCTATTGGCCTCCAGAATATGATCCGACAAGTGGTGATGAGGACAGCCTGAGTGGCATGAATACTTCTCAGTCTCAGAAATCTATGAATGAAAATTACATCTCCGATCCCAACGAACGACGAGCAAACGCCCTCCAGATTGTGCAACTTCTGTGTGAAAACCCCGTTTTACAACCTTATTTAAGACAACTATTGAGCGCTAAGGACGCCCAGGGACAAACCCCGTTCATGCTGGCCGTGACATGTCGTGCCTATCAGGCAGGAATCATTGTGTTTAATGCAATATTGAAAATCGCCAATAGTGACTCTGCCGTACGTGATTCAATGATCTTTCCACCGGGAAGTGCTCCTGATCAATCACCACTAGGAATCTTGTGCTGCAATGACACCTGCTCCTTCACTTGGACTGGAGCAGACCATATTAATCAGGATATTTTCGAGTGTCGCACCTGTGGCCTTACAGGATCTTTGTGTTGTTGCACGGAGTGTGCCAAGGTTTGTCACAAAGGACACGATTGCAAACTGAAACGCACTTCTCCCACTGCCTATTGCGACTGTTGGGAAAAATGCAAATGTAAAGCGTTGATCGCTGGTAATCAAACCAAACGCTACGAATTACTATGTAAGATAGCCACTGACACTGACTTGGTTACACGGTTTAACTCTCGTGGAGAGTCTATTCTTCTGTTTTTGATTCAAACTGTTGGCCGTCAAATGGTCGAACAACGTCAGTATCGCGCCACGTCACGAATGCGTAATTCTTCGGGGAGTGCTCGAAAAACACCATCCCTGGATACAGAGAGCGACATGCCGGAGCATGACTTAGAACCACCTCGCTTTGCGAGAAAAGCGCTGGATCGCCTGTTGAACGATTGGCCGGCGGTTCGCTCGATGATCATGACAGGTGCTGAACTAGAGAAACCCATCATCCCCAATCCGAATCAACCATTCTATGACGATGACAATCAGCAAGTTTATCTGCAGTCGCAGAGTGGGACAACCCTACTGGATAAATTTACTCACAGTTTGATTGTGCGATGCAATAGTGATCCGTTGGAAAAATTGCTCGTTACGCTGGTTAACGAGTTGCAAAATGAAACCATTTCTGGAAGGATTGAAGAAGCTCAGAAAGTAGCAAGGCGGTTTGTTCGCTCGGTTGCACGAGTATTTGTCATCTTTAGCATCGAGCGTTTCCACAACCcggaaaagtcaagaaattcTACGACGCAAACAAAGCATTTGCAGGCGTACCGTCGCGTATTTACCACTCTGTTCAAATTTGCAATCGAGGAATTGATTGAGATATCCGATGCGTTGATCACCCCGGTACGGTTGGGTGTTGTCAAACCGACAGCACCGTTTTCATTGTCGTCCAATAGTATAGAT AGTACCGATGATTTGTTCTCCGTAGAACCGTTGGCTCCTCCAACGAATCGTGCTGCAAATGTAGTGGACATAGCCTCTGGTAGCTCACGTGGTGATGTCATCGAAACCGAACGTAGCTCGAACTCGGGATTCATGTCCAGGATAAATTTACGGCTGCGTGACATTGAGGACAATAATGATGCCGATCAAATGGCACAGGACGATGGAGAGACATCCGAACAGGAAGAGATGTCTGAACGGGAACAAATAACTCCTAGAAGGAGTGTCAGTGTACGTGCTGTTTCTAGCTCAGTGGCAATCAATGCCAATGAAGAGGAGTCTCAAGATCCGTTGCGTAACGAAGAAGCAGCACAGGGTGAAAGCGATACGGAGTTCAACTTCCACGAAGCCGAAACGGAATCCGATTCCGACGATAATCAAAGCACGCAGGATGCTCAACGCAGTGTTCAGACTGGGGCAACGGCTGGATCGGATACAG GTCACGCATGGATGTTCGAAAACGAAGACGATTCCGGAGATTCGAGCCAACCGGATGATGAAGGATCCGAAGACGGTGAAAGTGATGACCATTCACATGAGGACTTCAGCTTAGCCGATGAGCAGTTGGAGCGTCGGCAAACATCCGGAGGCAACCAACGAACGAATCTGGCTCCACAATCGATGCAATGGGCTATCAGAAGTCGGGAAACGACTGGTCCGGAACGGGTTCGTCTCACCACCGGCGGATCTAATTTGGTGTTCATTGACCCGAACGCACTGCGACGAACGACGGCTGCTAGTGCGGCTGTTACCGCTGCCCAGCAACAAGAGACTCCAACAATGACGACAACAGCTAGCGCTTTAGCACGAGCTTTCGGTATTGTGCTGAGACAGATTTCCGACTTGATTGGAATGTTACCAACAAGCTTCGCTGGTGCGTCATCTGCTTTGGACGTAACTCATCAAGAGGCAGTTCAGTTGCAG GAGTACGTCGAAAAACGATTGAAACCCACATGGGACTGGATCCTGACCGTGATGGAAGCCACCGAGGCACAACTGCGCTTTGGAGCGTCATTGACTGATTCTACAGACCCGACGCACCCGTTGCATCCACTTAATACGCCAAGCACGACATCTTCCAGCAGCAATAATGCCAGCTCGTCCGGGGGCATGATGGGAGTACTCG CAGGCAGTAGAAATCGTGCCGCTATCACCACTTTGGGCGCAACCACCGCGAGAAGTCTCGGATTTAGCGATAGCACCAATAACGAGAGAAGCTCGCGCGATG GTGGTTCATCGTCGGATGCCGCTTCAAGTCGTCGTGATTTCTTGACCTACTGTTTGTCACTGATGCGTGCCCACAATTCGGAACATCGCGACTTCCTACCCGTACTGGACGTGACAGCTCTACGCCATGTCGCTTACGTACTAGACGCCATCCTATTCTACATGCGTGCAACCAACGACTGCGATATCGATCGCACCACTACGGGATTGAACACGTGGGACGATCAGgacgaaaatgaaaatgaagacGCAGAAGAGGACATTTCAACGTCCATCGTGATGGACACCGATTCGGTAGATGACGATATGATGCGACCATCTCTCGGTCGACGTCATTCATTTTTCCAAAGGTCCGATTCGACGCTTTGCCTAGGCTGTCCGGCACCAGATCCGTTTAACACTCCGCTGGCAGAAGCCCTTCCTCTGGCTGATCAGCCACATCTACTTCAACCCAATGCACGACGGGAAGAGCTGTTCGGTATGCCGAAGCGTCCGATTACTCTTCCGCCAAACTCTCAACAACCTGGTGAATGTAATGTTAATCTTGAGGTACCTCCGGTTCGACTAAGTCTTTCTTCTACAATCCGAAATGAAGGTTCTAGCTCGTCTCTTGGCGGATCTGCACCGAATGCCAGCACCGTTGAAACTGTCGCAATGGAGATTTATCAAGACGAGACATCCCAGGAGAACAAACAGTCTGGTTCTAATAACACGGTAGAGATTTCCATTCCGGTCAGTATCTATCAGGATTCTAAGCAGCACAAAACGACAATTGTTGTCAACGAAAAAGGTGAGGCGATTTCACCAATCAAGGAGATCACTGTCGGCGCAGAGGGTGAATCAAAAGCTGGACCATCCAGTGAGCAATCTCAATCACCGAAACCTCCACCACCACCGCCACCGATCGCTTCTGTATCCGGTCCCTCTGGAGATAATTACTACAAGAAAAATCGGCTGTTCTACATCAAGAATAAATACAACGAAGAATCTGACGTGGAAGTAGATGAAGTCAGTATCAGTTCGGATGAGCCGCAGGATCTATCACAGTCTTTGATTAAGATAGACGTGGACACTGACCAGGATCACGACGAATTATCCGAGTCGGACTCTGAAGACGCACCACAATTGATGGTTAAGCGACAAAAGTTGGACGAGAACGCCATGAATGAGGACGGTTCGCTTGTCGTTGCCCAACAGGATGCTTCCACTTCGTCGATCCGCCCACCGATAATTGTGACCAGAAGAAAAGTGTCAATTGAAGGCGCCCAGCAAGGTGTTGGCGTAAGCG GTTCGGAAGGATCTGCTACTATTATGGCGACTCAAGGAAACTCACCCTCTGTTGGGTCTCTGACTGAGCAGCAGGGTACAATTACGTCATTTGTGACGTATACAACATCCGGAAATCAAGTAACTGTTTCGACGGGACCAGCTGCTAGTGGTTCGCCTGGAAAAAGCGTTATTGTACGAGCTGGACCCTCATCG TCTTTTTCGCCATCGGCAAGTTCCAACGCAGCTGAAGTCATTCAGCATGCCGAGGCTATGGACCTGCAAGAGATATCTGCTCACGTGACAGTGGAGACGACTCCGAACGTTCAGCAGACGGTACAACCGGAACTACCGCCACGTGGAATTTATCTCCGTTCAGGAAATAGTCAAGGTTCGCTAAATACCTCAATTCTCTCGGATATCCTTCTCGGGCGCTGGCGTCTATCATTGATTTTGTTCGGTCGGGTATTCCTAGAGGACGTAGGCGTTGAACCGGGTAGTGTGATATACGAGCTGAACGGATTTCCCGTGAAAGAGGCTAAATTTAGAAGGTATATGGAAAAGTTGAGGAACGCCCAGCAAAAGGATCTCACGTTGTCTAAAATGGAACGTAACAGGGCGGCGTTACTAACGCAAACGTTCAAAGAACTGAATACCCATTACAACAATCGAAGACTTCAATCGCCGTTAGCATTTTCACGGGTAAAAGTAACCTTCAAAGATGAACCGGGTGAAGGTTCTGGCGTGGCGAGAAGTTTCTACACGTCAATTGCAGAAGCTCTGTTAGCCAATGAAAAGTTGCCCAACTTAGATGCTGCTCAAACCGGTTCAGCAAAATATACATCGGTTCCATTCAATACTATGATGCAACGCAGCCGAGGAACTAGCAGTGGTGCCGGAGGAAGTAGTTCTACTGGTGCGGGAGGAAGCAGCAGTGCTAGCAGAGATTCCAGCGTTCGCCGAGGACTTTCCAGCAAGCAACCACTGTGGAGACCGAACCGTGAGTCTCGCAAAACACTCAACTACGACGCAAGGCCGTTCCGACCAGCAAGCGAACAAGTGCAAGTTTCCGCCGGTAGTGGAGGTGTCGGTGGAAACAATAGCCCACCATTTTTACACATCAACGATAGTTTACCGGCTCATCAACAACAACTAGGCGAACGATTATATCCTAAGGTACAAGCCTTGTATCCTAATAACGCCCCGAAGATCACTGGAATGTTGTTGGATCTACCAGCAACGCAAATCCTAATGTTGTTGGCATCGGAGGAAAGCCTTAGACAGAAAGCCAATGAGGCACTGGAAATAATCTTAAGTCGGCAGcggctcgaaatcgataatctCAGCGTTGGGGGTGTCGGTGGATCATCTTCTTCGGCGTCGGCCGGTGGGGGATCCGTCGAACAACAAGCTGGTAACAGTTCTGGCTTCCCGCAAGGATCGAGTGCCGGTTTATCGAAGAAGAGTGGTCCGGTGTTGATCCTAGAAGATTGTCAACTAGACGCACCTTTGTTCTATTCGCCTGGAAAGCGTGGATTTTATAGTCCCCGACAAGGTTACCCCTCGAGCGATCGACTGAACGCATTTAGGAATGTTGGAAG ATTGATTGGACTGTGCTTACTGCAAAACGAACTGTTTCCACTGTTCCTGCAACGACACGTGCTAAAACACATCCTTGGTCGTCAGATTCGCTTCCACGATTTAGCCTTCTTCGATCCGGTCGTATACGATTCACTCCGACAGTTGGTAAAGGATTCGAACACCAAGAGTGGTATCAACATCCTGCAGAGCCTGGAGCTTAACTTTGT CATCGATTTGATCCCAGAGGAAGGTTCGGGTTCGGTGGAAATTGTGCCTGGAGGTCGTGACATTCAGGTGAACGAAAGCAATGTATTCGATTATGTGCGGAAATACGCCGAGTATCGTATGATCAAAACGCAAGAGAAGGCATTAGAT gctATACGTTCGGGGGTGTTTGATGTGCTACCGGATACGGCATTGGATCAACTGACGGCGGAAGATTTGCGGTTGCTGTTGAACGGCGTTGGCGACATTCACGTTGGTACTCTGATCTCATATACTTCCTTCAACGACGAAAGCAACGAAAGTAGTGACAAGCTACTAAAGTTTAAAAGATGGCTCTGGAGCGTCGTGGAGAAGATGAGCAACCTGGAACGACAAGACTTG GTCTATTTCTGGACCGGGTCGCCTGCCCTACCTGCCTCAGAGGATGGCTTCCAGCCGATGCCATCAGTAACAATTAGACCGGCCGACGATGCCCACCTCCCAACGGCCAACACTTGCATCTCTAGACTGTATATCCCGCTTTACTCCAGCAAGGCAGTTCTTCGGCATAAGCTGCTGCTAGCAATAAAAACGAAGAATTTTGGATTCGTTTAG